One window from the genome of Oryza glaberrima chromosome 3, OglaRS2, whole genome shotgun sequence encodes:
- the LOC127766277 gene encoding uncharacterized protein LOC127766277, with protein sequence MSTDRQEAAKAEVQKLLKARVIQEIDHPEWLANPVLVRKSNSKWRMMPFGLRNAGATFARLVYKVLYKQLGQNVEAYVDDIVVKSRKAFDHASDLQETFDNLCAVAFDELKQYLQSPPALINLAPGSELLLHLAASSVAVSAALVQETESGQKPVYFVSEALQGAKIRYIEMEKLAYALVMASRKLKHYFQAYKVTVLSQYPLGEVLRGKEVTGRLSKWAAELSPFDLHYVARTAIKSQVLADFVAEWTPAFALEPEPVEQPWVMYSDGSWSHKGAGAAAVLTSPGGVPIRYAARLQFDKTNNAAEYEAILLGLKKAKALGVQRLLIRTDSKLVASHVEKSFEAKEEGMKRYLEAVRSLEKCFADITASFFEVLYTPSVPIESLDIMAIDQAELGEDPEDWRTPFVKYLKNDWLPEDEAEAKRLQLRAAEYKLVSGQLYRSGVLQPLLRCISFAEGEEMAK encoded by the exons ATGTCCACTGATCGCcaagaagcagcaaaagccgaaGTCCAAAAGCTGCTCAAGGCTAGGGTGATCCAGGAGATCGACCACCCCGAGTGGCTGGCGAATCCGGTACTGGTGCGGAAATCGAAcagcaaatggcgcat gatgcctttcggcctgAGGAACGCCGGGGCAACcttcgccaggctggtgtacaaggtcctttacaAGCAGTTGGGGCAAAATGTGGAGGCTTATGTTGACGATATtgtcgtaaaaagccgcaaggctttcgaccatgcgtcTGACTTGCAAGAGACCTTCGACAACTTATGCGCGGTGG CGTTCGACGAGCTGAAGCAATATCTGCAAAGCCCACCCGCTTTGATCAACCTAGcaccaggaagcgaactgctactcCACCTAGCAGCTTCGTCGGTGGCGGTCAGTGCAGCCCTCGTCCAAGAGACAGAGTCAGGCCAGAAACCAGTGTATTTTGTCTCTGAAGCCTTGCAAGGAGCGAAGATaagatacattgaaatggagaAGCTTGCTTACGCCCtggtgatggcttcgcgcaagcttaaaCACTACTTTCAGGCCTACAAAGTCACGGTGCTATCACAGTACCCTTTGGGCGAAGTACTTCGGGGCAAGGAAGTTACTGGccggctcagcaagtgggcggcGGAGTTATCTCCCTTCGACTTGCATTATGTCGCCCGCACTGCCATCAAGTCCCAAGTCCTAGCTGACTTCGTCGCCGAATGGACACCGGCATTCGCCCTTGAGCCCGAGCCTGTCGAACAACCCTGGGTGATGTACTCCGACGGCTCATGGTCGCACAAGGGGGCGGGCGCTGCGGCAGTGCTTACTTCTCCAGGGGGCGTGCCGATTCGGTACGCCGCAAGGCTACAGTTTGACAAAACCAACAACGCGGCGGAATACGAAGCTATTCTGCTGGGCCTAAAAAAGGCGAAAGCATTGGGGGTTCAACGCTTGCTCATCCGAACTGACTCCAAATTGGTGGCAAGTCATGTTGAAAAATCctttgaggcaaaagaagaaggaatgaagagGTATCTGGAGGCTGTTCGATCTTTGGAAAAGTGCTTCGCCGacataacg GCATCTTTTTTTGAGGTCCTATACACACCAAGTGTGCCCATAGAGAGCCTGGACatcatggcaatcgaccaggCAGAGCTGGGTGAAGACCCAGAGGACTGGCGAACCCCGTTCGTAAAGTACCTCAAGAACGATTGGCTCCCGGAGgacgaagcagaagcaaagcgcCTACAGCTCAGAGCCGCAGAATACAAGCTGGTCTCGGGCCAGCTATATCGCTCCGGGGTGCTCCAACCCTTGCTTCGCTGCATCTCCTTTGCCGAAGGTGAGGAAATGGCGAAATAA